From Denitrovibrio acetiphilus DSM 12809, the proteins below share one genomic window:
- the mnmH gene encoding tRNA 2-selenouridine(34) synthase MnmH, translated as MILNEELELKYILEKGLDEVNLIDVRSPLEYSEDHIPTAVNIPLLDDDERRLVGTCYKQKGPKDARLLGVELVSPKLPEFIRQFLEVKQNNKMTIAYCWRGGLRSNSSAGLVRIAGMQVYVIKGGWKEFRRHVAAFMENFPPELHFINFYGPTGCAKTEILRRLDRSGLNVLDLEKAAAHKGSSFGRVDEPDFKNVTQKNFESKIWHTFYRKGGRLFLVEGESKKIGKVSIPNAVFDRMQSGVSVVADTSLDFRVAFTVENYKPDRYKEEIRESLIRLKRFIGAAKVSELSGMLDRNDYETFTRDMLINYYDPLYLRSIPKKPDYVINYESIEEGAEKLSGIYENVETD; from the coding sequence GTGATCCTGAACGAAGAACTTGAGCTGAAATACATTCTTGAAAAGGGGTTGGATGAAGTTAATCTGATAGATGTCCGTTCCCCTTTAGAATATAGCGAAGATCACATACCGACAGCGGTTAATATACCTCTGCTGGATGATGATGAGCGGAGACTTGTGGGAACCTGCTATAAGCAGAAAGGACCAAAGGATGCTCGCCTGTTAGGAGTTGAGCTTGTCAGTCCGAAGCTGCCGGAGTTTATCAGGCAGTTTCTGGAAGTTAAGCAGAATAATAAAATGACAATCGCCTACTGCTGGCGCGGCGGTCTCAGAAGCAACAGCTCTGCCGGGCTGGTGCGGATTGCCGGGATGCAGGTTTATGTTATCAAGGGCGGATGGAAAGAGTTCCGCAGACACGTTGCTGCATTTATGGAAAATTTTCCTCCAGAACTTCATTTTATAAATTTTTATGGTCCGACAGGTTGTGCAAAGACAGAAATACTCCGCAGACTGGACAGAAGCGGGCTCAATGTGCTTGATCTGGAAAAGGCAGCGGCGCATAAAGGCTCCAGCTTCGGCAGAGTCGATGAACCGGATTTTAAAAATGTTACTCAGAAAAACTTTGAATCAAAAATATGGCATACTTTCTATAGAAAAGGGGGGAGGCTCTTTTTAGTAGAGGGTGAAAGCAAAAAGATAGGAAAAGTGAGTATCCCCAATGCTGTATTTGACCGGATGCAGTCCGGCGTGAGTGTTGTGGCGGATACAAGTCTTGATTTCAGGGTAGCCTTTACTGTAGAAAATTATAAACCAGACCGATATAAAGAGGAGATACGTGAGTCTCTCATACGGCTTAAAAGATTTATAGGCGCAGCAAAGGTGTCTGAACTGTCCGGTATGCTCGACAGAAATGATTATGAAACATTTACCAGAGATATGCTGATCAATTATTATGACCCCCTTTACCTGCGCTCGATACCGAAAAAACCGGACTATGTAATTAATTATGAAAGCATTGAAGAAGGCGCAGAAAAACTTAGCGGCATTTATGAAAACGTCGAGACTGATTAG
- a CDS encoding septal ring lytic transglycosylase RlpA family protein — translation MKTSRLISLCLFFLAACTSTSHSEYSRGTYGYKVPEGAVMSGAVFDRPYTVRGITYYRLKSVKSFNQTGLASWYGRQEHGKLTASGERYNMYAMTAAHKQLPLGSKVLVRCMETNREVIVTINDRGPHVPGRVIDLSYTGAAKLGIVDKGLTKVTLELLNGEETEPADGHFSVQLASFSMKANARELADRFRNSKVVAAYVNGRQYFRVKVTGFASRGAAENYKSRVSGQYPGALVIAED, via the coding sequence ATGAAAACGTCGAGACTGATTAGTCTCTGTCTGTTCTTTCTTGCCGCCTGCACATCCACATCCCATTCAGAATACAGCCGAGGCACATACGGGTATAAAGTACCCGAAGGCGCAGTAATGTCCGGAGCAGTGTTCGACAGACCTTATACTGTCCGCGGGATAACCTATTATCGTCTTAAATCTGTAAAGTCATTTAATCAGACAGGTCTTGCAAGCTGGTACGGCAGACAGGAGCATGGGAAACTGACAGCCAGTGGTGAACGATATAACATGTATGCGATGACTGCCGCTCATAAACAGCTCCCCCTCGGGAGCAAAGTCCTTGTGCGCTGCATGGAGACCAACAGAGAAGTTATTGTCACAATAAACGATAGAGGTCCTCATGTGCCGGGCAGGGTAATTGATTTATCATACACCGGCGCAGCTAAGCTTGGTATTGTGGACAAAGGGCTGACCAAAGTTACTCTGGAGCTTTTGAATGGAGAGGAGACAGAACCTGCCGACGGACATTTTTCTGTACAGTTGGCATCATTTTCTATGAAAGCAAACGCACGTGAGCTTGCTGACAGATTTCGCAACTCAAAAGTTGTTGCGGCATATGTGAACGGCAGGCAGTATTTCAGGGTTAAAGTCACAGGGTTTGCATCCCGCGGCGCCGCTGAAAATTATAAAAGCCGTGTGTCAGGTCAATATCCAGGAGCACTTGTCATAGCTGAAGATTAG
- the rph gene encoding ribonuclease PH: MRNERKNDSLRKVEIIKDYISHPEGSVLVAFGDTKVICNASVSEGVPPFLRDSGTGWVTAEYAMLPRATHTRNQRESKRGKQDGRSQEISRLIGRSLRAAVDFEKLGENTVTIDCDVIQADGGTRTAAITGGFCALYMACEWMIKQGMIAENPVTGMVSAISVGIVMGEPMLDLEYAEDSIADVDMNLVVKDNAEIVEIQGSAEKVAFDRDLLNKMLDLGFKGIKELTDIQKQVIK; encoded by the coding sequence ATGAGAAACGAACGAAAAAATGATTCACTGAGAAAAGTTGAGATAATTAAAGACTACATCAGCCACCCGGAAGGCTCTGTTTTAGTGGCATTTGGAGATACAAAAGTGATCTGTAACGCATCTGTTTCTGAAGGGGTGCCGCCGTTCCTGAGAGATTCCGGCACAGGCTGGGTTACGGCAGAATACGCTATGCTCCCCAGAGCTACCCATACAAGAAATCAGCGTGAATCAAAGCGCGGCAAACAGGACGGCAGGTCACAGGAGATATCAAGACTGATAGGCAGAAGTCTGCGTGCAGCTGTGGATTTTGAAAAACTGGGCGAAAACACTGTTACCATAGACTGTGACGTAATTCAGGCTGACGGCGGTACAAGGACAGCGGCTATAACAGGCGGTTTCTGCGCCCTTTACATGGCGTGTGAGTGGATGATTAAACAGGGAATGATAGCAGAGAACCCCGTGACCGGAATGGTTTCGGCGATCAGCGTCGGTATTGTTATGGGTGAGCCTATGCTTGACCTTGAGTATGCGGAAGACAGCATTGCTGATGTTGATATGAATCTTGTCGTTAAGGATAACGCCGAGATAGTCGAGATTCAGGGGAGTGCAGAGAAAGTTGCGTTTGACAGGGATTTGCTCAATAAAATGCTGGATCTTGGCTTTAAGGGTATTAAGGAGCTTACCGATATTCAGAAACAGGTAATAAAATGA